The Virgibacillus phasianinus genome includes a window with the following:
- a CDS encoding cell wall-binding repeat-containing protein encodes MDVNFNTVDTTRIYAEDPFVFSTKVSQLVYPSKNIFWRPPTVILVPADIFHFSYIGVPLIHHPIGASFLLTHKERLLKETFEEIIRLAPTGENVPAQVILVGPIGEGVESELKKHGFSTLRLGSGDVFQTAAEVAEFRLVTIPPEGELGKQHLIVASVDDGAEALPALYYTAHTGIPILFVYRNALPKETRRILERFSNRNVTLFGSGRSISKSVEREIESIVENVDRIDAETPAKLSVEFAMRPSSENQIGWGRNKRRGDAFSFGTVSSWQKTVAGVLLGHIGKHTPLLLIKSSDVPWVVKTYLLKLNPVLTEPPKPPFMHGFILGDFDDISQLTQVSLEEHLIKEAGD; translated from the coding sequence ATGGATGTAAACTTTAATACGGTTGATACAACAAGAATATACGCAGAAGATCCATTTGTTTTTTCTACAAAAGTTTCACAACTGGTATATCCAAGTAAAAATATATTCTGGCGTCCGCCAACCGTTATCTTGGTACCTGCAGATATTTTTCATTTTAGCTATATCGGGGTTCCTCTGATTCATCACCCCATCGGTGCCTCCTTTTTGCTCACTCACAAAGAAAGGCTACTAAAAGAAACATTTGAAGAAATCATCAGGCTTGCTCCGACAGGTGAAAATGTTCCGGCGCAGGTAATTTTAGTTGGTCCTATCGGTGAAGGTGTGGAAAGTGAACTAAAAAAGCATGGTTTTTCGACTTTGCGTCTTGGGTCGGGAGATGTTTTCCAAACAGCCGCTGAGGTTGCTGAGTTTCGGTTGGTGACAATACCACCAGAAGGAGAACTTGGAAAACAACATCTCATCGTTGCTTCCGTGGATGATGGTGCAGAGGCTTTACCTGCCTTATATTATACTGCCCACACTGGGATACCGATTCTTTTTGTCTATAGAAATGCTTTGCCAAAGGAAACGCGGCGAATACTGGAGCGATTTTCAAATCGTAATGTTACACTATTTGGATCAGGAAGGTCCATAAGTAAATCTGTTGAAAGAGAAATTGAATCAATTGTTGAAAATGTAGACCGTATTGATGCGGAGACACCGGCCAAACTCAGCGTGGAATTCGCAATGAGACCATCTTCAGAAAATCAAATTGGCTGGGGGCGAAACAAAAGACGAGGAGATGCCTTTTCTTTCGGTACAGTTTCATCATGGCAAAAGACCGTTGCCGGCGTATTGTTGGGTCATATAGGGAAGCACACCCCTCTTTTGCTTATTAAATCTTCTGATGTCCCTTGGGTTGTCAAGACTTATTTATTAAAACTGAATCCTGTCTTAACTGAACCCCCGAAACCACCCTTCATGCACGGGTTTATTCTTGGGGATTTTGATGATATATCCCAATTGACCCAAGTAAGTCTAGAAGAACATTTGATCAAAGAAGCGGGTGATTAA